One Nocardioides dongkuii genomic window, GTCGCGGTCACCGGCATCGTGCTGGCCGCGATCTACGTGCTGTGGATGTACCAGCGGATGATGACCGGCCCCGCGCTCGCGGACCCGGTCGACGACCTGGACCGCACGGACCACCCGGACCACACCGTGGGCACGGGCGGCACCGCCTCAACCGGCGCCACCGCGGCGACCGCGACCGCCACGAGGACCCGCACGACGGCGGTCGCCGGCCGCGACGCGAGCCTGCGCGAGGTGGCGGCGGTGGCGCCGATCATGGTGGCGCTCGTGCTCTTCGGCTTCTACCCGGCGCCGCTGCTCGACGTCAGCAACCCGACCGTCGAGTCCCTGCTCTCGTACGTCGGCGTCAGCGACGACGAGCCGACCGTCCAGCCCGGTGACGTGGAGCCCCACGGCGAGACCGCGGAGGAAGATCACTGATGGACTTCACCAAGCCCACCATCGAGTACGGCGACCTCTCGCCGATCCTCATCGTCTTCGGCGTCGCGATCCTCGGCGTCCTGGTCGAGGCCTTCCTGCCGCGTGAGCGCCGCTACCTGGTCCAGGCCGTGCTCGCCGGGGCCGGCCTGGTCGCCGCGCTGGTCTGCACCGTGCTGGTCGGCCTCGACCTCGAGGAGGTCGGCGACGGGGCCGCGCGCGGCATGGTCGCGGCCTCGGGGACCCTGGTCGTCGACGGCCCGTCGGTCTTCCTCTGGGGGCTGATCCTCCTCTTCGCCCTGGGCGGCGTGCTGCTCTTCGCCGAGCGGCGTCTCGAGGGCGGCGTCTCGGCGTTCGCCGGCCAGGCGGCCGCGCTGCCCGGCACCGAGGCCGAGCGCCAGGCCTCGACCCGCGGCCTGGACCACACCGAGGTCTACCCGCTGATGATGTTCGCGGTCGGCGGCATGCTGGTCTTCCCGGCGTCCGGTGACCTGCTGACGATGTTCGTCGCGCTCGAGGTGCTCTCGCTCCCGCTGTACCTGCTCTCCGGCCTCGCGCGCCGCCGCCGGCTGCTCAGCCAGGAGGCCGCGCTCAAGTACTTCCTGCTCGGCGCGTTCTCCTCCGGCTTCTTCCTCTACGGCGTCGCGCTGATCTACGGGTTCGCGGGCTCGATGCAGCTCGAGCGGATCAACGAGGCGGTCCGCAACGACGTCGAGAACCAGGCGCTGCTCTACATCGGCATGGGCATGCTCGCCGTCGGCCTGCTCTTCAAGATCGGCGCCGCGCCGTTCCACGCCTGGACCCCGGACGTCTACCAGGGCGCCCCGACCGCGGTCACCGGGTTCATGGCGGCCTGCACGAAGATCGCGGCGTTCGGCGCCCTGCTCCGGCTGTTCTACGTGGGCTTCGGCGCCGACCGCTGGAACTGGCAGCCGATGTTCTGGGTCGTGGCGATCCTGACCATGCTGGTCGGCGCGGTGCTCGCGATCGTGCAGACCGACGTCAAGCGGATGCTGGCGTACTCCTCGATCGCGCACACCGGCTTCCTGCTCACCGGCGTGCTCGGCGTGCAGAGCGCCGGCGAGCTCGCCGAAGGACAGGTCACCTCGATGCAGGCGATCCTCTTCTACCTCACGACCTACGGCTTCGCGACGATCGGCGCGTTCGCCGTCGTCACCCTGGTGCGCGACTCCGGCGGCGAGGCCACGTCGACCCAGCGCTGGGCCGGCCTCGGCCGCCGCTCGCCGCTGGTCGCGGGCGTGTTCGCGTTCTTCCTGCTCTCGCTGGCCGGCATCCCGCTGACCGCCGGGTTCGTGGGCAAGTGGGCGGTCTTCACCGTGGCGCTGTCCGCGGGCGCCTGGCCGGTGGTGCTGGTCGCCATCGCGGCGAGCATCGTCTCGGTCTACTTCTACGTCCGGCACATCCTGCTGATGTTCTTCACCGAGCCGGACGGCGACGTCGCCAGCGTCACGACGCCCTCGCTGCTCACCTCCGCCGCGATCATGGTCGGCGTCGTCGGGACCCTGGCGCTCGGCATCGTGCCCGGCCCCGTGCTCGACCTCGCCGGGCATGCTGGACAATTCATCAGGTGAGCTCCCAGGACGCCGCGGGTCTGGCCCTGCCCGTCACCGACCCCTCCCTCGCCGCCCGGCTGCACGAGCGCCTGGCGGTGGTCGAGACCGCGCTGCACGGGCACGTGCAGAGCCGGTTCCCCTACGTCACCGAGGCGGCCCGCCACCTCATCGACGCGGGCGGCAAGCGGTTCCGCCCGCTCCTGGTGCTGCTGGCCGCCGAGGCCGGTGACCGCCCCGACGCCGACGAGGTCGTGACCGCGGCGTGCGTCGTCGAGATCACCCACCTCGGCTCGCTCTACCACGACGACGTGATGGACGAGGCCGCCCTGCGCCGCGGGGCCGACTCGGCCAACGCCCGCTGGGACAATCACGTCGCGATCCTGACCGGCGACTTCCTGTTCGCGAAGTCCTCCGAGCTGACCGCCCGGCTCGGCGACGACGCCGTCCGGATCCAGGCCGAGACGTTCACCCGGCTGGTCGAGGGCCAGATCCTCGAGACCGTCGAGCCCGGCCCCGGCAACGACCCGCTGGAGCACTACCTCGAGGTCGTCGCCGGCAAGACCGGGTCGCTGATCGCCACGTCCGCCCGGTACGGCGCCCGCTTCTCCGGCGCCGGCCCGGAGGTCGAGGAGGCGCTCGCCGCGTACGGCGAGATCGTCGGCTCGGCGTTCCAGCTCTCCGACGACATCCTCGACATCGCCTCTGAGTCCGCGGAGTCCGGCAAGACCCCCGGCACCGACCTGCGCGAGGGCGTGCCGACCCTGCCGGTCCTGATGGCCCGGGCGTCGGCCGACCCGGGCGACGCCCGGCTGCTCGAGCTGCTCGCGTCCGACCTGAGCGACGACGCGCGGCACGCCGAGGCGCTCGACCTGCTCCGCAAGCACCCGGCGATGGACGAGGCCCGCGCGTACGTCGTCGCGCGCGCCGACGAGGCCAAGGCGCTGCTCGCCGTCCTCCCCGACGGCCCCGTGCGCTCCGCCCTCGAGGCGTTCGCCGACGCGGTCGCCGTCCGCTCCGCCTGACCTCAACTCGGGCAGCGGGGGCGCGCAGGTCAGGCGGTGCTGGCCGCCACCGCCAGCCGGAGCTGGCGGCGCCGGCGGGTCGCCGCCTCGTAGGTGAACAGCGCCAGCGCCACCCACACCAGCACGAAGCCGGCCCAGCGACCGGCCGGCATGTCCTCGCCGAAGTAGAGGACGCCGAGCCCGAACTGCAGGATCGGCGCGAGGTACTGCAGCAGCCCGAGCGTCACCATCGAGACCCGGGTCGCCGCGCCGCCGAAGCAGATCAGCGGGACCGCGGTCACGATGCCCGCGGAGACCAGCAGCAGGGCGTGGTCGGCGCCGTGGCCGCCGAACTGGGAGGCGCCGGTCGCGACCAGGTAGCCCAGGTACGCCGCGGCGAGCGGCGCCACCAGCGCGGTCTCGACCGCCAGGCTCTCCACGGCGCCGACGTCGGCGGTCTTCTTGGCCAGCCCGTAGGTGCCGAAGGAGAACGCCAGCACCAGCGCGACGTACGGCGGCCGCCCGTAGTCCCAGGTCAGCACCGCGACCGACGTGGCGGCCACGCCCATCGCCACCCACTGCAGCGGCCGGAGCCGCTCGCCGAGGAGCAGCACGCCCATCAGCACCGTCACCAGCGGGTTGATGAAGTAGCCCAGCGACGTCTCCACCACCCGGTCGTTGGTGACCCCGTAGATGTAGGTCGCCCAGTTGACGGTGATGGTCACCGCGGCCAGCGCGAGCAGCCGCAGGGTCCTCCGGTCGCGCACCACGGCCCGCACCCCGGCGGTGCGGCGCAGGACGAGCACGAGCAGCCCCATGGTGAGCGCCGACCACACGATCCGGTGCGCGAGCATCTCCACCGAGCCGGCCGGCTCGAGCAGCGGGAAGTACAGCGGGAAGGCGCCCCAGATGCCGTAGGCGGCCACCCCGAGCAGCAGGCCGCGCCGAGAATCCCCCACCTGCGCATCCTAGGGAGGCCGAGTTTGTCGTGGTCGGGGGAGGGGCACACACTGTGTCGACGTTCCGCACACTCACTCGAAGGGCACTTCATGCATCTGCTTCGCGGCCTCGCCGCTCTGCTCTCCCTCGGCCTCCTGGGCTTGGCCCCGGTTGCCCTCGCGGCGCCCGCCCAGGACGCCGTCGCCGACCGCGTGGTCGTCGCCGAGCGCATCTCGGACGCCACGACGGCCGCCCGCGCCAAGCCCCGTCGCGAGCTCAACGACCGCAGCGTCCAGCGCGGCGGCAAGTGGTTCATCAAGGGCCGGGTCACCCCCGACGGCGCCAAGAAGACCGTGGTCTTCCAGCGCAAGCTCGCCAAGAACGCCAAGTGGAAGAACTACCGCAAGGTCAAGACCGACAAGAAGGGTCGCTACGCCGTGCGCGTGGAGTTCCCGGCCTCCTCGCGGCCGACCTGGTACTACAAGGGCTTCGTCCGCTCCACGGCGAAGTACGCCGCGTCGCCGACCGAGCGCATCTACACCGCCTGCCGCCGCGCGGTCTGCTGACCGCTCCCCGGACAGACGAGAGGCCCCCGCCGTCGGCGGGGGCCTCTCGTGCGTCGTGGGCAGGAGCTCAGACGACCGTCCAGGTGTCGCCGCCGCCGATGAGCGCGGCGAGCCGGTCGGCTGCGGGGCCCTCGGCTGCCTCGGTCGCCTGGGCGACCTGGGCCCGGGCCTGATCGTCGTACGTCGGCCGCTCGACCTGGCGGAAGATGCCGATCGGGGTCTGGTTGAGGTAGCCCATCTCGGTCAGCCGGGAGATCGCGAACGCCGTCGACGGGTCCGGGTTGGTGGCGTCGTGCACGAGCAGCGCGTCGGCACCGACATCGGCCACCTCGACGATCCTGACGCCGCCGGTGCTGGTGTCGCGGACCAGGCCCTTGCTGCCGCCGCTGAACGTGATCGGCTCTCCGTGGACCAGCGGGATGATCGCGTCGCCCTTGGTGTCGTTGCTCTTGATCGCGTCGAACGCGCCGTCGTTGAAGATCGGGCAGTTCTGGTAGATCTCCACCAGCGAGGTGCCGCGGTGGGCGGCCGCGGCGGAGAGCACCGAGGTGAGGTGCTTGCGGTCGGAGTCGATGGTCCGGGCCACGAACGACGCCTCGGCGCCGAGCGCGAGCGAGACCGGGTTGAACGGGTGGTCGACCGAGCCCATCGGCGTGGACTTGGTGACCTTGCCGGCCTCGGAGGTGGGGGAGTACTGGCCCTTGGTGAGGCCGTAGATCCGGTTGTTGAACAGCAGGATCGTCATGTTCACGTTGCGGCGCAGCGCGTGGATCAGGTGGTTGCCGCCGATCGAGAGCGCGTCGCCGTCGCCCGTGACGACCCAGACCGAGAGGTCCTCGCGCGCGGTCGCGATGCCGGTCGCGATCGCCGGCGCGCGGCCGTGGATCGAGTGCATGCCGAAGGTGTCGAGGTAGTACGGGAACCGGCTGGAGCAGCCGATGCCGGAGACGAAGACGATGTTCTCGCGGCGCAGCCCGAGCTCGGGCAGGAAGCCCTGCACGGCCTTGAGGACGGCGTAGTCGCCGCAGCCGGGGCACCAGCGGACCTCCTGGTCGGAGGTGTACTCCTTGGCGTTCTGCGGGGCGTCGTTCGCCGGCACGCCCTCGGTCCCCGAGCGGAGACCGGGGAAGGGCAGCCCGGTGCTGGTGTCGGTGCTGGTGCTCACGAGGAGACCTCCTGGGTGGTGCCGGGGGTGGTGCCGGGGGTGAGGTCGACGGTGACGCCCTCGGCGTCGGCGACGAGCGCGCCGATCGCCTCCGCCAGCTCGGCCGCCTTGAGGGGCAGCCCGCGGACGTGGTTGTAGCCGATCGCGTCGACCAGGAACTTGGCGCGGACCAGCATCGAGAGCTGACCGAGGTTCATCTCGGGGACGAGGACCTTGTCGTAGCGCTTGAGGATCTCGCCGAGGTCCTTCGGGAACGGGTTGAGGTGGCGCAGGTGCACCTGCGCGACGTTGAAGCCGGCCTTGCGGACCCGGCGGCAGCCGGCGCCGATCGGCCCGTACGTCGAGCCCCACCCGAGGACGCACACCTTGGCGGCGCCGGAGGGGTCGTCGACCTCGAGCGGCGGCAGCGAGTCGGCGATCCGGTCGATCTTCGCCTGGCGGGTGCGGACCATCAGGTCGTGGTTGGCCGGGTCGTAGGAGATGTTGCCGTGGCCCTCGCCCTTCTCGAGGCCGCCGATGCGGTTCTCGAGACCGGCGGTGCCGGGGATCGCCCACGGGCGGGCGAGGGTCTCCTCGTCGCGCACGTAGGGCCAGAACTCGTCGGGCTCCCCGTCGGGCGACTTGCGGGACACGTGGTTGGGGCCGGTCGCGAAGCCCGGGTCGATCGTCGGCAGGTCGGCGACGTCGGGCAGCGCCCAGGGCTCCGAGCCGTTGGCGAGGTAGCCGTCGGAGAGCAGCATCACCGGGGTCCGGTAGGTGACCGCGATCCGGGCGGCCTCGACCGCGGCGGAGAAGCAGTCGCCGGGGGACTGCGGGGCGACGATCGGGACCGGGGACTCGCCGTTGCGGCCGAACATCGCCTGCAGCAGGTCGGACTGCTCGGTCTTGGTCGGCAGCCCGGTCGAGGGGCCGCCGCGCTGGACGTTGACGACCAGCAGCGGGAGCTCGGTCATCACGGCCAGGCCGATCGCCTCGGACTTCAGCGCGACGCCGGGCCCGGAGGTCGAGGTGACACCCAGGGAGCCCGCGTACGACGCGCCGATGGCGGCGCCGATCCCGGCGATCTCGTCCTCGGCCTGGAAGGTCGTGACGCCGAACGACTTGTGCTTCGAGAGCTCGTGGAGGATGTCGGTGGCGGGGGTGATCGGGTAGGTGCCGAGGAAGACCGGGAGCCCGGACTGCACGCCGGCAGCGACCAGGCCGTACGCCAGCGCGAGGTTGCCGGTGATGTTGCGGTAGGTGCCGGCGGCCACCGGGGCGGGCTTGATCTCGTAGGAGACCGCGAAGGTCTCCGTGGTCTCCCCGAAGTTCCAGCCGGCCTTGAACGCGGTGATGTTGGCGTCCCGGATGGCCGGCACCTTGGCGAAGCGCTTGGTGAGGAACGCGGTGGTCGACTCGGTGGGCCGGCCGTACATCCACGAGAGCAGCCCGAGGGCGAACATGTTCTTGGCGCGGCCGGCGTCCTTGCGGGAGAGGCCGAACTCCTTGACCGCCTCGATGGTCATCCCGGTCAGGTCGACCGGGTGGACGGCGAACTCGCCGAGCACGCTGCCGGCGTCGCCGAGCGACTCCAGGGGGTTCGCGTCGTACCCGGCCTTGGTCAGGTTGCGCGCGGTGAAGTCGTGGGTGTCGACGATGATCGTCGCGCCCTTGGGCAGGTCGCCGAGGTTGGCCTTGAGCGCGGCGGGGTTCATCGCGACCAGCACGTCGGGGGCGTCGCCGGGCGTGAGGATGTCGTGGTCGGCGAAGTGCACCTGGAACGACGAGACGCCGGGGATGGTGCCCTGGGGCGCCCGGATCTCGGCGGGGAAGTTGGGCAGTGTCGCGAGGTCGTTGCCGAACGACGCGGACTCCTGGGTGAACCGGTCCCCGGTGAGCTGCATGCCGTCACCGGAGTCGCCCGCGAACCGGATGATCACCCGATCGAGCTGCTTGACCTGCTTGGCCTGCTGTCCTGACACGGCTCGCGCCCACTTCCTCGCTGCTGCACCGACGTGCACGTACGCCTTTACGGACGGTCCTTGACCGATAACCGTCGGACGATGGTAGCCCGCAGTCCTGCGGAACTGGAACCTGTTCCAGTTCCGGGTCTGCGTCGCTCCTCTCCACGATAGAGACCTCGGCCCTCGTTCCGAAGCGGTCTCCCGTGCTGGACCTGGTGCAGACCAGTGAGTTCCGACACGCCGACGTGGTGCACTTAGTCAATTAAGTCGACTATGGTCATCGACATTAGCGACGGACCCTCGTTCTCGGACGGGGCTGACACAGAGACGAGACGCTCATGAAGATCAAGGTCGCAGCGGCTGCTGCCGCTGTGGTGCTGACCTTGGCCGGATGCGGTTCCACGGCGAGTGGGGACGGCGAC contains:
- the nuoN gene encoding NADH-quinone oxidoreductase subunit NuoN — protein: MDFTKPTIEYGDLSPILIVFGVAILGVLVEAFLPRERRYLVQAVLAGAGLVAALVCTVLVGLDLEEVGDGAARGMVAASGTLVVDGPSVFLWGLILLFALGGVLLFAERRLEGGVSAFAGQAAALPGTEAERQASTRGLDHTEVYPLMMFAVGGMLVFPASGDLLTMFVALEVLSLPLYLLSGLARRRRLLSQEAALKYFLLGAFSSGFFLYGVALIYGFAGSMQLERINEAVRNDVENQALLYIGMGMLAVGLLFKIGAAPFHAWTPDVYQGAPTAVTGFMAACTKIAAFGALLRLFYVGFGADRWNWQPMFWVVAILTMLVGAVLAIVQTDVKRMLAYSSIAHTGFLLTGVLGVQSAGELAEGQVTSMQAILFYLTTYGFATIGAFAVVTLVRDSGGEATSTQRWAGLGRRSPLVAGVFAFFLLSLAGIPLTAGFVGKWAVFTVALSAGAWPVVLVAIAASIVSVYFYVRHILLMFFTEPDGDVASVTTPSLLTSAAIMVGVVGTLALGIVPGPVLDLAGHAGQFIR
- a CDS encoding polyprenyl synthetase family protein produces the protein MSSQDAAGLALPVTDPSLAARLHERLAVVETALHGHVQSRFPYVTEAARHLIDAGGKRFRPLLVLLAAEAGDRPDADEVVTAACVVEITHLGSLYHDDVMDEAALRRGADSANARWDNHVAILTGDFLFAKSSELTARLGDDAVRIQAETFTRLVEGQILETVEPGPGNDPLEHYLEVVAGKTGSLIATSARYGARFSGAGPEVEEALAAYGEIVGSAFQLSDDILDIASESAESGKTPGTDLREGVPTLPVLMARASADPGDARLLELLASDLSDDARHAEALDLLRKHPAMDEARAYVVARADEAKALLAVLPDGPVRSALEAFADAVAVRSA
- the rarD gene encoding EamA family transporter RarD, which encodes MGDSRRGLLLGVAAYGIWGAFPLYFPLLEPAGSVEMLAHRIVWSALTMGLLVLVLRRTAGVRAVVRDRRTLRLLALAAVTITVNWATYIYGVTNDRVVETSLGYFINPLVTVLMGVLLLGERLRPLQWVAMGVAATSVAVLTWDYGRPPYVALVLAFSFGTYGLAKKTADVGAVESLAVETALVAPLAAAYLGYLVATGASQFGGHGADHALLLVSAGIVTAVPLICFGGAATRVSMVTLGLLQYLAPILQFGLGVLYFGEDMPAGRWAGFVLVWVALALFTYEAATRRRRQLRLAVAASTA
- a CDS encoding 2-oxoacid:ferredoxin oxidoreductase subunit beta, which translates into the protein MSTSTDTSTGLPFPGLRSGTEGVPANDAPQNAKEYTSDQEVRWCPGCGDYAVLKAVQGFLPELGLRRENIVFVSGIGCSSRFPYYLDTFGMHSIHGRAPAIATGIATAREDLSVWVVTGDGDALSIGGNHLIHALRRNVNMTILLFNNRIYGLTKGQYSPTSEAGKVTKSTPMGSVDHPFNPVSLALGAEASFVARTIDSDRKHLTSVLSAAAAHRGTSLVEIYQNCPIFNDGAFDAIKSNDTKGDAIIPLVHGEPITFSGGSKGLVRDTSTGGVRIVEVADVGADALLVHDATNPDPSTAFAISRLTEMGYLNQTPIGIFRQVERPTYDDQARAQVAQATEAAEGPAADRLAALIGGGDTWTVV
- a CDS encoding 2-oxoacid:acceptor oxidoreductase subunit alpha; the protein is MHVGAAARKWARAVSGQQAKQVKQLDRVIIRFAGDSGDGMQLTGDRFTQESASFGNDLATLPNFPAEIRAPQGTIPGVSSFQVHFADHDILTPGDAPDVLVAMNPAALKANLGDLPKGATIIVDTHDFTARNLTKAGYDANPLESLGDAGSVLGEFAVHPVDLTGMTIEAVKEFGLSRKDAGRAKNMFALGLLSWMYGRPTESTTAFLTKRFAKVPAIRDANITAFKAGWNFGETTETFAVSYEIKPAPVAAGTYRNITGNLALAYGLVAAGVQSGLPVFLGTYPITPATDILHELSKHKSFGVTTFQAEDEIAGIGAAIGASYAGSLGVTSTSGPGVALKSEAIGLAVMTELPLLVVNVQRGGPSTGLPTKTEQSDLLQAMFGRNGESPVPIVAPQSPGDCFSAAVEAARIAVTYRTPVMLLSDGYLANGSEPWALPDVADLPTIDPGFATGPNHVSRKSPDGEPDEFWPYVRDEETLARPWAIPGTAGLENRIGGLEKGEGHGNISYDPANHDLMVRTRQAKIDRIADSLPPLEVDDPSGAAKVCVLGWGSTYGPIGAGCRRVRKAGFNVAQVHLRHLNPFPKDLGEILKRYDKVLVPEMNLGQLSMLVRAKFLVDAIGYNHVRGLPLKAAELAEAIGALVADAEGVTVDLTPGTTPGTTQEVSS